A genome region from Portunus trituberculatus isolate SZX2019 chromosome 18, ASM1759143v1, whole genome shotgun sequence includes the following:
- the LOC123505374 gene encoding uncharacterized protein LOC123505374, producing MERRMAVLANLMVVVIAVVGVTSLPSLPLPSSPTLAQDSEVSPSQLLKAFGLSEPGVRHWHSEPPQYMLDLYNEVADANGLTRVPGPYGATIVRSFSEKDEGKEEIFSFSLPGLKDDEEVLEVEFHVYHSRLPREQRHLLDHNTYMLEVRWLGSEEQPVVGRQHIAAHSSGWRVFKLGNCVVAGQGGPVQDVTRINLQVTAVTSEGRPLSLMFHHEPRGARRPLLVLFNTHAANATADPPPLPAGKNRTIS from the exons ATGGAAAGGAGGATGGCAGTGTTAGCTaatttgatggtggtggtgatcgccGTCGTGGGCGTCACGTCCCTCCCGTCCTTGCCATTGCCCTCCTCACCCACACTGGCACAAGACTCTGAAGTGTCCCCGTCACAACTTCTGAAG GCGTTTGGTCTATCGGAACCCGGTGTGCGTCACTGGCACTCAGAGCCGCCCCAGTACATGCTGGATCTCTACAACGAAGTGGCAGATGCCAACGGTCTGACGAGGGTTCCCGGCCCTTACGGCGCCACCATCGTCAGGTCTTTCTCAGAAAAAG atgaaggaaaagaagaaatcttttccttctctctcccggGCTTAAAGGACGATGAAGAAGTACTGGAGGTGGAATTCCATGTCTATCATTCGCGCTTACCGAGAGAGCAGCGACACCTCCTGGATCACAACACATACATG CTGGAGGTGCGATGGCTGGGATCAGAGGAGCAGCCGGTGGTGGGACGGCAGCACATCGCGGCGCACAGCAGCGGATGGCGGGTGTTCAAGCTCGGGAACTGCGTGGTGGCGGGCCAGGGGGGGCCGGTGCAGGATGTCACCCGTATCAACTTGCAGGTAACGGCTGTGACATCAGAAGGGCGCCCTCTATCTCTCATGTTCCATCATGAACCCCGCGGCGCCAGGCGGCCTCTGCTGGTCCTCTTCAACACCCATGCCGCTAATGCTACCGCCGATCCGCCACCACTACCCGCAGGTAAAAACAGAACGATCTCAtaa